In Liolophura sinensis isolate JHLJ2023 chromosome 2, CUHK_Ljap_v2, whole genome shotgun sequence, a genomic segment contains:
- the LOC135462568 gene encoding immunoglobulin superfamily DCC subclass member 3-like, protein MGAKLSPPAEIVKRFDARPEKQTHAIGGVARFECGINGARDTRLLWEKVERNTNLNGERFKKFSGILQIADLQESDSGPYRCLQLSKATNLKMSSEAELTVEGAMKRKAPEIIAGPANTTINTSLKKTAILECLAEGNPKPHITWHRRVLYYP, encoded by the exons ATGGGGGCAAAGCTTTCACCGCCAGCAG AAATTGTGAAGCGGTTTGATGCTCGTCCAGAAAAACAGACCCATGCAATTGGAGGCGTGGCCAGatttgagtgtggcataaatgGAGCCCGAGACACTCGTTTGCTGTGGGAAAAAGTTGAGCGAAACACGAATCTCAATGGAGAACG GTTTAAGAAGTTTTCTGGGATCCTACAGATTGCTGACCTCCAGGAGTCTGACTCAGGGCCATACAGATGCCTTCAGTTGTCCAAGGCGACAAACCTCAAGATGAGCTCAGAGGCGGAGTTGACGGTGGAAGGAG CGATGAAGAGGAAGGCACCGGAGATAATTGCTGGTCCTGCCAATACGACCATCAACACCAGCCTCAAGAAGACGGCCATCTTGGAATGTCTAGCAGAGGGTAACCCCAAGCCACACATCACATGGCACAGGAGAG TGCTGTATTACCCATGA